The following are encoded together in the Pseudidiomarina andamanensis genome:
- the glyQ gene encoding glycine--tRNA ligase subunit alpha, whose product MASYDVKTFQGLILALQDYWAQQGCAVVQPLDMEVGAGTFHPMTFLRSVGPEPASFAYVQPCRRPTDGRYGENPNRLQHYYQFQVLLKPSPSNIQELYLGSLEMLGFDPLVHDIRFVEDNWESPTLGAWGLGWEVWLNGMEVTQFTYFQQVGGLECKPVAGEITYGLERLAMYIQGVDSIYDLVWTDGPRGKTLYGDVFHQNEVEQSTYNFEHADVDVLFARFDSCEKECEHLLSVNLPLPAYEQVMRASHAFNLLDARHAISVTERQRYILRVRTMAKGCAEAYFAAREALGFPLVQNHSAVKEGA is encoded by the coding sequence CGCAGCAAGGTTGCGCTGTGGTACAACCGTTGGATATGGAAGTGGGCGCAGGCACATTCCACCCAATGACGTTCTTGCGCTCGGTTGGCCCAGAGCCGGCTAGCTTTGCTTATGTGCAACCGTGCCGTCGTCCTACGGATGGCCGTTATGGCGAGAACCCGAATCGTCTTCAGCACTATTATCAATTCCAAGTGCTTCTAAAGCCGTCACCGTCGAATATCCAAGAACTGTATTTGGGCTCGCTCGAAATGCTTGGGTTTGATCCATTAGTTCATGATATTCGCTTTGTTGAAGACAACTGGGAATCACCGACGTTAGGTGCTTGGGGCTTAGGCTGGGAGGTTTGGTTGAACGGTATGGAAGTCACCCAGTTTACCTACTTCCAGCAAGTTGGTGGCCTTGAGTGTAAACCAGTTGCCGGCGAGATAACCTATGGTCTTGAGCGCCTCGCAATGTATATTCAAGGCGTCGATAGTATTTATGATCTGGTATGGACAGACGGTCCACGCGGTAAGACTCTTTATGGCGATGTGTTCCATCAAAACGAAGTAGAACAATCTACTTACAATTTTGAGCACGCCGATGTGGATGTTTTGTTTGCGCGCTTTGATTCGTGCGAAAAGGAATGTGAGCACTTACTATCTGTCAACTTACCGCTACCGGCCTATGAGCAAGTCATGCGAGCGTCACATGCGTTTAATTTACTCGATGCTCGCCACGCCATTTCGGTAACCGAACGTCAACGCTATATTTTGCGCGTTCGCACCATGGCGAAAGGTTGCGCTGAAGCCTACTTTGCAGCCCGCGAAGCATTAGGTTTTCCACTAGTTCAAAACCATTCTGCAGTGAAAGAAGGAGCTTAA
- the glyS gene encoding glycine--tRNA ligase subunit beta, whose product MRYDTLLVEIGTEELPPKALKGLSESFTESLSNLLKENDFSFESVKSFATPRRLAIQVEKLASQQTDKVVEKRGPAVNVAFDDAGNPTKAAEGWARGNGITVAEAERLVTDKGEWLLYKAEVQGQPLAEVLPELVAAALKKLPIPKPMRWGNGTAQFIRPVKTVTMMYGSDLIPGTILDVSSNNHIQGHRFHAPQGTALKSADSYEAALESVWVVGDFAKRREMIVSGIATLAKELGGRVVEDADLIDEVTALVEWPVALSASFDESFLSVPKEPLIVTMKDDQRYFPLEDEQGNLLPAFIFITNIESKDPAQITSGNEKVVRPRLADAQFFFESDKKVRLADRVDGLANILFQKQLGSIKDKSDRIAKVAALIAADLSANASVAERAGYLCKADLASQMVLEFPETQGVMGMHYARHDGEAAGVPQAIFEHYLPRFAGDNLPQSPEGAAVAIADKLDTLVGIFGIGQTPKGDRDPFALRRAAIGLLRIIVEGGYNLDLEVLVKQSAESFGTLLTAKDVQQDVVDFLLGRFRTWYQEQGIAVDVIQAVLARRPTKPVDFDLRVKAVTEFRSHSAAEALAAANKRVSNILAKVEGSLPTTVDTNLLVEGAERALSDAINDAREASEGALKAGNYTAALTSLASLQEPVDTFFDNVMVNADDDAVRQNRLALLQNLRELFLQIADISVLN is encoded by the coding sequence GTGCGCTACGATACGTTATTAGTTGAAATTGGCACTGAAGAGCTACCTCCGAAAGCATTGAAAGGCTTAAGCGAATCCTTTACTGAGAGCTTGAGTAACTTGTTAAAAGAAAATGACTTCAGTTTTGAGAGCGTGAAATCGTTTGCAACGCCGCGTCGATTAGCTATTCAAGTAGAAAAATTGGCCTCGCAACAAACTGATAAAGTCGTTGAGAAGCGTGGCCCTGCGGTCAATGTTGCCTTTGATGACGCCGGAAATCCGACTAAAGCAGCCGAAGGTTGGGCGCGCGGCAACGGGATTACCGTTGCAGAAGCTGAACGGTTAGTGACGGATAAAGGCGAATGGCTGCTTTATAAAGCTGAAGTTCAAGGCCAGCCTCTGGCGGAAGTATTGCCCGAACTTGTGGCTGCGGCATTGAAAAAGTTACCGATTCCTAAGCCCATGCGCTGGGGTAACGGCACCGCGCAATTTATTCGCCCCGTTAAAACAGTCACCATGATGTACGGTTCAGATTTGATTCCAGGCACCATTTTAGACGTGAGCTCTAATAATCATATTCAAGGACATCGTTTTCACGCTCCTCAAGGTACGGCGTTAAAGAGCGCTGATAGCTATGAAGCAGCTCTCGAGTCGGTTTGGGTTGTGGGTGATTTCGCAAAGCGCCGTGAAATGATCGTATCTGGTATTGCTACGTTAGCCAAAGAACTGGGCGGCCGCGTTGTTGAAGACGCCGATTTAATTGACGAAGTTACCGCGTTAGTAGAATGGCCGGTGGCATTGTCAGCTTCGTTTGATGAGTCATTCTTATCGGTTCCTAAAGAGCCGTTGATTGTGACAATGAAAGACGATCAGCGTTATTTCCCGCTTGAGGACGAACAAGGCAACTTGCTACCGGCGTTTATCTTTATTACCAACATTGAGTCGAAAGACCCGGCGCAAATCACTTCTGGTAATGAAAAAGTGGTGCGCCCTCGCCTAGCCGATGCACAGTTTTTCTTTGAATCGGACAAAAAGGTTCGTTTAGCTGATCGGGTTGATGGCCTAGCTAACATTTTGTTTCAGAAACAGCTTGGTTCTATTAAGGACAAATCTGATCGCATTGCAAAGGTTGCAGCTTTAATTGCAGCAGATTTAAGTGCTAATGCGTCAGTTGCAGAACGTGCTGGCTATTTATGTAAGGCCGACCTCGCCTCGCAAATGGTATTAGAATTCCCTGAGACTCAGGGTGTGATGGGTATGCATTATGCGCGTCACGACGGCGAAGCCGCTGGTGTACCGCAAGCAATTTTTGAGCATTATTTGCCACGCTTTGCCGGTGATAATTTGCCACAATCGCCAGAAGGTGCAGCCGTTGCAATTGCGGATAAGCTCGATACCTTGGTGGGTATTTTCGGTATTGGCCAAACGCCAAAAGGTGACCGCGACCCATTTGCACTACGTCGTGCCGCAATCGGTTTGTTACGGATTATTGTTGAAGGCGGCTATAACCTAGATTTAGAAGTATTAGTTAAACAGTCGGCAGAGAGCTTTGGAACGCTGTTAACAGCGAAAGATGTTCAACAAGATGTAGTCGATTTCTTGCTAGGCCGCTTCCGTACTTGGTATCAAGAACAGGGTATCGCAGTAGACGTTATTCAAGCAGTACTTGCGCGACGCCCTACCAAGCCTGTTGATTTTGATCTTCGAGTGAAAGCTGTGACTGAGTTTAGAAGTCATTCAGCAGCAGAAGCGCTCGCAGCAGCGAATAAGCGTGTAAGCAATATTTTGGCGAAAGTTGAAGGTTCTCTGCCAACGACGGTAGATACTAACTTGCTGGTGGAAGGTGCAGAACGTGCATTAAGTGACGCGATTAATGATGCTAGAGAGGCCTCTGAGGGTGCTTTAAAGGCTGGTAACTATACCGCCGCACTTACTTCGCTTGCGTCGTTACAAGAACCGGTAGATACCTTCTTTGATAACGTGATGGTAAACGCGGATGACGATGCAGTACGACAGAATCGACTCGCTTTGCTACAAAATCTCCGTGAGTTGTTCTTACAAATTGCGGATATTTCGGTTTTAAATTAA